The Arachis ipaensis cultivar K30076 chromosome B03, Araip1.1, whole genome shotgun sequence region ATTAGCTTCTCCTAATAGAGAAGAGTTAGATCATTTGAGTTCTTATTTAATGTTCATATTACGAGGAGAATGATTTTTCCCCGGATGAACTTGTGAGTGAAcgctttgtatttttaatatgggTGTAGAAGGTGGTGTTTTTAAATAAGGTAGAAAGTTCGTGTGTTTTTTATTTATATGGATACCACAAATCTAATTGCGgtgtcttaattttttttttggataaccACAAATCTGAGGGTCAGAtttgtggttttaaattttttttaaaaaaaatacaaatctgAGGGTCAGatttaagtttttttattttaattttttttgaatatacAAATCTGCCCCTCAGATTTGTAATCCTATGAAATCTGACCCTCAGACTTCTCTACTTCCCCAAATCCGAGGGTCCAATtttacttaaaataaaaaaattaatccatATTCAAGAAAACTCATCAATTATCCATGATGATGAATTACACacaatttttttcatattaaaaaaaattagccacttGTGAATGTCATTCATAACTTGCCACCCCGTAaagtaaataatttatttaactaATTATATCAACACAATTTCGTGCGTGGTCATCACCACTGATTAATATTCCCAGCTACACCTTTATCCCATCAACCCACACTGACACAGACAAAACCCTTTGAACACTTGTAGAATGGCAGGAACATCCAGCAATGGCAGAAAGGTAAGAGAGGGCAAAAAGGAAACCATCAAGGGGCGCTTATCCGCCGAGTGTGATTCTCCGCTGAACCTTCTTCCTCTTGATCTTTGGGTGAGAATAGCATCGATGGTTGCGGCGGGTCGGATCCAGGATCTCTTCAACATGCAGGCGACCTGCACGGTGTTTCTAGACGCAGCTCGGTCACCTGTGGTATACAAAGTTACCTCCATGTCGGTGTATCCCATTGCGtcctatttttattttgttgatcGTCCTGATAAGAGATTCCTATATCGCTGCGCAGACACTGGCAATCTGGTCGCAATGTTTCGGTCAGCGATGATGGACTTCTTTTGGATTGGCCGCAATGTCAGTGGAATGGACGGTTTGAATGAGGCTGCAACGGCGGGCGATGTTGAAGCGATGTACATGTGTTCGATGTTGTTGATGTGTCACGGGAACGAAGACGACCATCCAGTCTGCAGGGGGCATGAATTATACGAGACAGTGGGTGCTTACGGGGCAGTCGAGAGTTGCAGAGAACTTTTCCAGCGGGTGTTTACGCAACCGTGGTTGGAGGTGAAGCCGTTTTTTCCCGGATATCCCGTGATATGCTGATCCAATAGCTGTCCAACCCGCGGGACCATGGGAAACTCTGGCAACATATCCTGTGTGTCGTGTGTTCGGTGCCTAGCAGAGTACGATGTGTTGCAGTTCTTGAAGCTTTTTAAGTTGAGATGAAACTTATTTATACCCGACTGTTGCAGGACAGCATTGTGTGTGTTCGGTGTGTAGTGTGTGATCCGGTGTGTAACGTCTTCCCGCCGTGGTACACAGTGTATGAGTGTATCCATGTATGCGGCTAGACGCCGTTGCCCCC contains the following coding sequences:
- the LOC107633139 gene encoding uncharacterized protein LOC107633139 gives rise to the protein MAGTSSNGRKVREGKKETIKGRLSAECDSPLNLLPLDLWVRIASMVAAGRIQDLFNMQATCTVFLDAARSPVVYKVTSMSVYPIASYFYFVDRPDKRFLYRCADTGNLVAMFRSAMMDFFWIGRNVSGMDGLNEAATAGDVEAMYMCSMLLMCHGNEDDHPVCRGHELYETVGAYGAVESCRELFQRVFTQPWLEVKPFFPGYPVIC